From a region of the Toxotes jaculatrix isolate fToxJac2 chromosome 7, fToxJac2.pri, whole genome shotgun sequence genome:
- the mblac2 gene encoding metallo-beta-lactamase domain-containing protein 2 has protein sequence MSAADWYAHKSLGDGLFWIQERFYQSENRANIWLLRGTHQDVVIDTGLGLRSLPEYIDAKGLLGKDPQRKNPLLAIATHAHFDHSGGLHQFQQVGVHSAEVDALANGDNFETVTWLSDREIAEAPCPGWRARHYKVKAVQPTHILQEGDVINLGDRQLTVLHMPGHSRGSICLHDHDNKLLFSGDVVYDGAMIDWLPYSRVTDYISSCERLVGLVDSEQVDQVLPGHYNTFGAKRLHRIASTYISRAATCPAKFSTFAWSTLAGVALRAFNPRCAC, from the exons ATGTCTGCAGCCGACTGGTACGCTCACAAATCGCTCGGAGACGGACTCTTCTGGATCCAGGAGCGATTCTACCAGTCAGAGAACCGGGCCAACATCTGGCTGCTCCGCGGCACACACCAGGACGTGGTCATAGACACTGGTCTGGGCTTGAGGAGCTTACCTGAATACATCGACGCCAAGGGGCTGCTCGGCAAAGATCCGCAGAGGAAGAACCCGTTGCTGGCCATTGCCACCCACGCCCACTTCGACCACTCGGGCGGTCTGCATCAGTTCCAACAGGTGGGCGTCCACAGCGCCGAGGTCGATGCCCTGGCCAACGGAGACAACTTCGAGACGGTCACTTGGCTCAGCGACAGGGAGATAGCCGAGGCTCCCTGTCCAGGATGGAGGGCAAGGCACTACAAAGTCAAGGCTGTGCAgcccacacacatactgcaggAGG GTGATGTCATCAACTTGGGTGACAGACAGCTGACGGTGCTCCACATGCCTGGTCACTCTCGGGGAAGCATCTGCCTCCACGACCATGACAATAAGTTGCTTTTCAGCGGCGATGTAGTATATGACGGCGCCATGATTGACTGGCTCCCCTACAGCCGCGTCACTGACTACATCAGTAGTTGTGAGCGCCTGGTGGGGCTGGTGGACAGCGAACAG GTTGACCAAGTCCTCCCAGGACACTACAACACGTTTGGTGCAAAGCGGCTCCATCGGATTGCGTCCACGTACATCAGCAGAGCTGCCACTTGCCCTGCAAAGTTTTCCACGTTTGCCTGGAGTACTCTGGCTGGGGTGGCGCTGCGGGCATTCAACCCACGGTGTGCCTGTTAA
- the rtkn gene encoding rhotekin isoform X1 → MFCRNQTARATVARGSALEMEIRRGKFRKSVFLDTSQDSDIQKKIDHEIRMRDGACKLLAACSQRDQALEAAKSLQTCSTRIMAYMSELQRMKEAQVMQKVTRRSSDAGPMDDRLPCKGKVAISDLRIPLMWKDTEYFKNKGELHRCAVFCLLQLGGEIFDTDMVIVDRTLTDICFDNTIVFSEASPGFELRVELYSCCSEDDYSAGSTPRKLASKLSSSLGRSAGKKLRAAMEPGPCSPVSNGGAAPLLLPVPSVPGPKYHLLAHTTLSLSHVQDSFRTHDLTISGNEECSYWLPLYGSMCCRLAAQPHCMTQQMMSGCLKVKQCGGDPQSWTKVYAVLKGTSLFCYHRKEDVEANVEPAFTIAINKETRIRASEKDPHSKVQNICISNQYGGEEVTHTLTTDSREDTHRWMEAFWQHFYDMSQWKQCCDDLMKIELPSPRKPAPVTPKQGSLYHEMVIESSDDLSSTVSDILARRLQELELRSQLGTSPTWMSVFEESNPKSAGRPRPCASHLSGHSPCTPHRLPRSPVSPHRCPQPGLLSSDASLTSDSDSHCSTSPCSHHHGWVEPSSNFSLLSSSPSRLRPRTLSLDAKLSTLRSRGYGGGGTLQCPCQPPPSSLLAPIPISSRSPRSQRSTQTTLSCSSSTSSNSSSNSEGSHSPESSEGAPFSRPSPARRSLRNLRARLDPRNWLQSQV, encoded by the exons GACAGCGACATCCAGAAGAAGATCGACCATGAGATCCGGATGCGTGACGGGGCCTGCAAGCTTCTGGCCGCCTGCTCCCAGAGAGACCAGGCACTGGAGGCAGCCAAGAGCCTGCAGACCTGCAGCACTCGTATCATGGCGTACATGTCGGAGCTGCAGAGGATGAAGGAAGCTCAGGTCATGCAGAAGGTCACACGGAGATCATCGGATGCAGGGCCGATGGACGACAGACTCCCATGCAAAGGAAAAGTTGCCATCTCAG ATCTTCGTATCCCTCTCATGTGGAAAGACACGGAGTACTTCAAGAACAAAGGAG AGCTTCATCGGTGTGCAGTGttctgcctgctgcagctgggggGAGAGATCTTCGACACAGACATGGTCATAGTGGACCGGACACTCACGGATATTTGCTTTGACAACACCATTGTATT TTCTGAAGCCAGCCCAGGTTTTGAACTGCGTGTTGAGCTgtacagctgctgctcagaggaCGACTACTCAGCAGGGAGCACACCAAGGAAACTAGCCAGTAaactcagctcctccctggGCCGATCCGCTGGGAAGAAGCTCCGGGCAGCCATGGAGCCTGGACCGTGTAGTCCCGTCAGCAATGGAGGGGCAGCTCCTCTCCTGCTGCCAGTTCCTTCTGTACC AGGCCCTAAGTACCACCTCTTAGCTCATACCACCCTGTCACTGTCACACGTCCAGGACAGCTTTCGCACACATGACCTCACCATCTCAGGCAACG AAGAGTGTTCGTACTGGCTGCCGCTCTATGGCAGTATGTGCTGCCGCCTCGCAGCTCAGCCTCACTGTATGACCCAACAGATGATGAGTGGATGTTTGAAAGTTAAG CAGTGTGGAGGTGACCCCCAGAGTTGGACAAAAGTGTATGCTGTTCTCAAAGGAACAAGCCTTTTCTGCTACCACCGGAAAGAAGATGTGGAGGCTAACGTTGAACCAGCTTTCACTATTGCTATCAACAAG GAAACCAGAATACGTGCGTCAGAGAAAGACCCTCACAGTAAAGTTCAGAATATCTGTATCAGTAACCAGTACGGAGGTGAGgaggtcacacacactctgaccacAGACAGCCgcgaggacacacacaggtggatgGAGGCCTTTTGGCAACATTTCTATGATATGA GccagtggaaacagtgttgtgATGACTTAATGAAAATTGAACTGCCATCACCAAGGAAACCAGCTCCTGTCACACCAAAACAGGGCTCTCTTTACCATGAAATGG TTATTGAGTCATCTGATGACCTGAGCAGCACTGTGTCAGACATCCTGGCTCGGAGGTTGCAGGAGTTGGAGCTCCGCAGCCAGCTGGGCACCTCTCCCACCtggatgtctgtgtttgagGAGAGCAACCCTAAAAGCGCTGGCCGCCCTCGTCCCTGTGCTTCTCATCTGTCTGGCCACAGCCCCTGCACCCCTCATCGACTGCCCCGGAGCCCTGTGAGCCCTCACCGCTGCCCACAGCCGGGTCTGCTGTCCTCAGATGCAAGTCTGACCTCAGACAGCGACAGCCACTGCAGCACCAGTCCCTGCTCTCACCACCATGGTTGGGTTGAGCCTTCTTCAAACTTCTCTCTCTTGTCATCTTCACCCTCCCGTTTGAGGCCCCGCACTCTGTCACTGGATGCTAAGCTCAGCACCCTTCGAAGCAGGGGATACGGAGGAGGAGGGACCTTGCAGTGCCCCTGtcagcctcctccctcctcgCTGCTCGCCCCTATCCCCATCTCCTCTCGTTCACCTCGATCACAGCGCAGCACACAGACCACACTTTCCTGCTCTAGCTCCACCTCCAGCAACAGCTCCAGCAACAGTGAGGGCAGCCACAGCCCTGAGTCATCTGAGGGAGCCCCCTTCTCGAGGCCCTCCCCGGCTCGACGCAGCCTCAGGAACCTCAGGGCCAGACTTGATCCTCGCAACTGGCTCCAGAGTCAGGTGTGA
- the lysmd3 gene encoding lysM and putative peptidoglycan-binding domain-containing protein 3: MSSRSQHYGFQSATMVQPANGGHAYLFGNNGSENDLSEEDGEIYELRPRGRERLRRSTSRERMDDIIYLTRDIQEGDTLNSIALQYHCSVADIKRANNLLTEQDFFALRSVKIPVRRFSMLTETHSTGSLKSASPSGARRLPQISPITSLPSESSTDSSSSTDSVEGFLLEKDKDIERLVKSTGPSRSSLNEVVSSLTLQQQQQQPLLAEVEYKPAQRKDPYYGADWGMRWWTAVAIMLVVGIVTPVFYLLYYEVLVKADVSHHGIPTQAPDNVLHNLELHAGEDKLAEAGPLRPAVNAAVGDPQGPGMDKAGNSEHGGHEKT, encoded by the exons atgtCCAGTAGAAGTCAGCACTATGGGTTTCAGTCAGCCACCATGGTGCAGCCTGCCAATGGCGGTCATGCCTATCTCTTTGGAAACAATGGCTCAGAGAATGACCTGTCAGAGGAGGATGGGGAGATCTATGAGCTGCGGCCTCGTGGCAGAGAGAGGCTGCGGAGGAGCACCTCCAGAGAGAGGATGGACGATATTATCTACCTGACCAGAGATATCCAGGAGGGTGACACTCTCAACAGCATTGCCCTGCAGTACCATTGCTCA GTGGCTGACATTAAGCGTGCCAACAACCTCTTGACAGAGCAGGACTTTTTTGCCCTGCGTTCAGTCAAGATTCCTGTGAGGCGCTTCAGCATGCTCACTGAGACTCACAGCACTGGATCTCTTAAATCTGCCTCCCCCTCAGGTGCCAGGCGCCTGCCTCAGATCTCACCCATTACCTCCCTCCCCTCTGAGTCCTCCACAGATTCGTCTTCTTCTACTGACAGTGTGGAAGGATTCCTCTTGGAAAAAGACAAGGACATTGAGCGGCTAGTGAAATCCACAGGCCCATCTCGGAGCAGCCTGAATGAGGTTGTTTCCTCCttaacactgcagcagcagcagcagcagccactgttAGCAGAAGTAGAGTATAAACCAGCGCAGAGAAAGGACCCTTATTATGGGGCTGACTGGGGCATGAGATGGTGGACAGCAGTGGCCATCATGCTGGTTGTTGGTATCGTCACGCCTGTGTTTTATCTGCTGTACTATGAGGTTCTCGTGAAAGCTGACGTCAGCCATCATGGCATTCCCACACAAGCTCCTGACAACGTACTTCATAATTTGGAACTTCACGCTGGAGAAGACAAGCTTGCAGAGGCTGGACCTTTACGTCCCGCTGTAAATGCAGCTGTTGGAGATCCACAGGGACCCGGTATGGACAAAGCAGGGAACAGTGAACACGGAGGGCATGAGAAAACATAG
- the polr3g gene encoding DNA-directed RNA polymerase III subunit RPC7, whose translation MAGRGRGSSFTFNIEALGIAKGSMPEARVGPSPLFPHTEFKPVPLKAGEDEDYMLALKQEMRGTMQRLPHNIKPQSNKAEVERYTERYLKQSQVEDEEWIPDWSLFPKELMPQKKKTHAKTGTKKKTVKMSLKDSEDMLRKLDALAKKDDGNPEKSDDETEKKTGNEDEEEEIEEEDYEEEDVEEDNDYIESYFDNGEDFAADSDDNMDGEATY comes from the exons ATGGCAGGGAGGGGTCGTGGATCTTCCTTTACCTTCAACATTGAGGCTCTGGGCATCGCCAAGGGCAGCATGCCAGAAGCCAGGGTGGGGCCCAGTCCGCTGTTTCCA CACACAGAATTTAAACCAGTTCCGCTGAAAGCTGGCGAGGATGAGGACTACATGTTGGCCTTGAAACAGGAGATGAGGGGAACAATGCAACGGCTGCCACACAACATCAAGCCTCAGTCCAATAAAGCAG AAGTGGAGAGATACACAGAGAGATACCTAAAGCAAAGCCAGGTGGAGGATGAGGAATGGATTCCAG ACTGGAGCCTCTTCCCAAAAGAACTGATgccccaaaagaaaaaaactcatgCTAAAACAG gcacaaagaagaaaacagtgaagatgTCCCTCAAAGACTCAGAGGACATGCTGAGAAAATTAGAT GCACTGGCAAAGAAAGATGACGGGAACCCTGAAAAATCAGATGAtgagactgaaaagaaaacagggaatgaggatgaagaggaggaaattgAAGAGGAAGATTATGAAGAAGAGGATGTCGAAGAG GACAACGACTACATCGAAAGCTATTTTGACAATGGTGAAGACTTTGCCGCAGACAGTGATGACAATATGGATGGGGAAGCAACGTACTGA
- the rtkn gene encoding rhotekin isoform X3: MPVDKFANMEEKLWILEDLNMMYIRQIALSLQDSDIQKKIDHEIRMRDGACKLLAACSQRDQALEAAKSLQTCSTRIMAYMSELQRMKEAQVMQKVTRRSSDAGPMDDRLPCKGKVAISDLRIPLMWKDTEYFKNKGELHRCAVFCLLQLGGEIFDTDMVIVDRTLTDICFDNTIVFSEASPGFELRVELYSCCSEDDYSAGSTPRKLASKLSSSLGRSAGKKLRAAMEPGPCSPVSNGGAAPLLLPVPSVPGPKYHLLAHTTLSLSHVQDSFRTHDLTISGNEECSYWLPLYGSMCCRLAAQPHCMTQQMMSGCLKVKQCGGDPQSWTKVYAVLKGTSLFCYHRKEDVEANVEPAFTIAINKETRIRASEKDPHSKVQNICISNQYGGEEVTHTLTTDSREDTHRWMEAFWQHFYDMSQWKQCCDDLMKIELPSPRKPAPVTPKQGSLYHEMVIESSDDLSSTVSDILARRLQELELRSQLGTSPTWMSVFEESNPKSAGRPRPCASHLSGHSPCTPHRLPRSPVSPHRCPQPGLLSSDASLTSDSDSHCSTSPCSHHHGWVEPSSNFSLLSSSPSRLRPRTLSLDAKLSTLRSRGYGGGGTLQCPCQPPPSSLLAPIPISSRSPRSQRSTQTTLSCSSSTSSNSSSNSEGSHSPESSEGAPFSRPSPARRSLRNLRARLDPRNWLQSQV, translated from the exons GACAGCGACATCCAGAAGAAGATCGACCATGAGATCCGGATGCGTGACGGGGCCTGCAAGCTTCTGGCCGCCTGCTCCCAGAGAGACCAGGCACTGGAGGCAGCCAAGAGCCTGCAGACCTGCAGCACTCGTATCATGGCGTACATGTCGGAGCTGCAGAGGATGAAGGAAGCTCAGGTCATGCAGAAGGTCACACGGAGATCATCGGATGCAGGGCCGATGGACGACAGACTCCCATGCAAAGGAAAAGTTGCCATCTCAG ATCTTCGTATCCCTCTCATGTGGAAAGACACGGAGTACTTCAAGAACAAAGGAG AGCTTCATCGGTGTGCAGTGttctgcctgctgcagctgggggGAGAGATCTTCGACACAGACATGGTCATAGTGGACCGGACACTCACGGATATTTGCTTTGACAACACCATTGTATT TTCTGAAGCCAGCCCAGGTTTTGAACTGCGTGTTGAGCTgtacagctgctgctcagaggaCGACTACTCAGCAGGGAGCACACCAAGGAAACTAGCCAGTAaactcagctcctccctggGCCGATCCGCTGGGAAGAAGCTCCGGGCAGCCATGGAGCCTGGACCGTGTAGTCCCGTCAGCAATGGAGGGGCAGCTCCTCTCCTGCTGCCAGTTCCTTCTGTACC AGGCCCTAAGTACCACCTCTTAGCTCATACCACCCTGTCACTGTCACACGTCCAGGACAGCTTTCGCACACATGACCTCACCATCTCAGGCAACG AAGAGTGTTCGTACTGGCTGCCGCTCTATGGCAGTATGTGCTGCCGCCTCGCAGCTCAGCCTCACTGTATGACCCAACAGATGATGAGTGGATGTTTGAAAGTTAAG CAGTGTGGAGGTGACCCCCAGAGTTGGACAAAAGTGTATGCTGTTCTCAAAGGAACAAGCCTTTTCTGCTACCACCGGAAAGAAGATGTGGAGGCTAACGTTGAACCAGCTTTCACTATTGCTATCAACAAG GAAACCAGAATACGTGCGTCAGAGAAAGACCCTCACAGTAAAGTTCAGAATATCTGTATCAGTAACCAGTACGGAGGTGAGgaggtcacacacactctgaccacAGACAGCCgcgaggacacacacaggtggatgGAGGCCTTTTGGCAACATTTCTATGATATGA GccagtggaaacagtgttgtgATGACTTAATGAAAATTGAACTGCCATCACCAAGGAAACCAGCTCCTGTCACACCAAAACAGGGCTCTCTTTACCATGAAATGG TTATTGAGTCATCTGATGACCTGAGCAGCACTGTGTCAGACATCCTGGCTCGGAGGTTGCAGGAGTTGGAGCTCCGCAGCCAGCTGGGCACCTCTCCCACCtggatgtctgtgtttgagGAGAGCAACCCTAAAAGCGCTGGCCGCCCTCGTCCCTGTGCTTCTCATCTGTCTGGCCACAGCCCCTGCACCCCTCATCGACTGCCCCGGAGCCCTGTGAGCCCTCACCGCTGCCCACAGCCGGGTCTGCTGTCCTCAGATGCAAGTCTGACCTCAGACAGCGACAGCCACTGCAGCACCAGTCCCTGCTCTCACCACCATGGTTGGGTTGAGCCTTCTTCAAACTTCTCTCTCTTGTCATCTTCACCCTCCCGTTTGAGGCCCCGCACTCTGTCACTGGATGCTAAGCTCAGCACCCTTCGAAGCAGGGGATACGGAGGAGGAGGGACCTTGCAGTGCCCCTGtcagcctcctccctcctcgCTGCTCGCCCCTATCCCCATCTCCTCTCGTTCACCTCGATCACAGCGCAGCACACAGACCACACTTTCCTGCTCTAGCTCCACCTCCAGCAACAGCTCCAGCAACAGTGAGGGCAGCCACAGCCCTGAGTCATCTGAGGGAGCCCCCTTCTCGAGGCCCTCCCCGGCTCGACGCAGCCTCAGGAACCTCAGGGCCAGACTTGATCCTCGCAACTGGCTCCAGAGTCAGGTGTGA
- the rtkn gene encoding rhotekin isoform X2 gives MFCRNQTARATVARGSALEMEIRRGKFRKSVFLDTSQDSDIQKKIDHEIRMRDGACKLLAACSQRDQALEAAKSLQTCSTRIMAYMSELQRMKEAQVMQKVTRRSSDAGPMDDRLPCKGKVAISDLRIPLMWKDTEYFKNKGELHRCAVFCLLQLGGEIFDTDMVIVDRTLTDICFDNTIVFSEASPGFELRVELYSCCSEDDYSAGSTPRKLASKLSSSLGRSAGKKLRAAMEPGPCSPVSNGGAAPLLLPVPSVPGPKYHLLAHTTLSLSHVQDSFRTHDLTISGNEECSYWLPLYGSMCCRLAAQPHCMTQQMMSGCLKVKCGGDPQSWTKVYAVLKGTSLFCYHRKEDVEANVEPAFTIAINKETRIRASEKDPHSKVQNICISNQYGGEEVTHTLTTDSREDTHRWMEAFWQHFYDMSQWKQCCDDLMKIELPSPRKPAPVTPKQGSLYHEMVIESSDDLSSTVSDILARRLQELELRSQLGTSPTWMSVFEESNPKSAGRPRPCASHLSGHSPCTPHRLPRSPVSPHRCPQPGLLSSDASLTSDSDSHCSTSPCSHHHGWVEPSSNFSLLSSSPSRLRPRTLSLDAKLSTLRSRGYGGGGTLQCPCQPPPSSLLAPIPISSRSPRSQRSTQTTLSCSSSTSSNSSSNSEGSHSPESSEGAPFSRPSPARRSLRNLRARLDPRNWLQSQV, from the exons GACAGCGACATCCAGAAGAAGATCGACCATGAGATCCGGATGCGTGACGGGGCCTGCAAGCTTCTGGCCGCCTGCTCCCAGAGAGACCAGGCACTGGAGGCAGCCAAGAGCCTGCAGACCTGCAGCACTCGTATCATGGCGTACATGTCGGAGCTGCAGAGGATGAAGGAAGCTCAGGTCATGCAGAAGGTCACACGGAGATCATCGGATGCAGGGCCGATGGACGACAGACTCCCATGCAAAGGAAAAGTTGCCATCTCAG ATCTTCGTATCCCTCTCATGTGGAAAGACACGGAGTACTTCAAGAACAAAGGAG AGCTTCATCGGTGTGCAGTGttctgcctgctgcagctgggggGAGAGATCTTCGACACAGACATGGTCATAGTGGACCGGACACTCACGGATATTTGCTTTGACAACACCATTGTATT TTCTGAAGCCAGCCCAGGTTTTGAACTGCGTGTTGAGCTgtacagctgctgctcagaggaCGACTACTCAGCAGGGAGCACACCAAGGAAACTAGCCAGTAaactcagctcctccctggGCCGATCCGCTGGGAAGAAGCTCCGGGCAGCCATGGAGCCTGGACCGTGTAGTCCCGTCAGCAATGGAGGGGCAGCTCCTCTCCTGCTGCCAGTTCCTTCTGTACC AGGCCCTAAGTACCACCTCTTAGCTCATACCACCCTGTCACTGTCACACGTCCAGGACAGCTTTCGCACACATGACCTCACCATCTCAGGCAACG AAGAGTGTTCGTACTGGCTGCCGCTCTATGGCAGTATGTGCTGCCGCCTCGCAGCTCAGCCTCACTGTATGACCCAACAGATGATGAGTGGATGTTTGAAAGTTAAG TGTGGAGGTGACCCCCAGAGTTGGACAAAAGTGTATGCTGTTCTCAAAGGAACAAGCCTTTTCTGCTACCACCGGAAAGAAGATGTGGAGGCTAACGTTGAACCAGCTTTCACTATTGCTATCAACAAG GAAACCAGAATACGTGCGTCAGAGAAAGACCCTCACAGTAAAGTTCAGAATATCTGTATCAGTAACCAGTACGGAGGTGAGgaggtcacacacactctgaccacAGACAGCCgcgaggacacacacaggtggatgGAGGCCTTTTGGCAACATTTCTATGATATGA GccagtggaaacagtgttgtgATGACTTAATGAAAATTGAACTGCCATCACCAAGGAAACCAGCTCCTGTCACACCAAAACAGGGCTCTCTTTACCATGAAATGG TTATTGAGTCATCTGATGACCTGAGCAGCACTGTGTCAGACATCCTGGCTCGGAGGTTGCAGGAGTTGGAGCTCCGCAGCCAGCTGGGCACCTCTCCCACCtggatgtctgtgtttgagGAGAGCAACCCTAAAAGCGCTGGCCGCCCTCGTCCCTGTGCTTCTCATCTGTCTGGCCACAGCCCCTGCACCCCTCATCGACTGCCCCGGAGCCCTGTGAGCCCTCACCGCTGCCCACAGCCGGGTCTGCTGTCCTCAGATGCAAGTCTGACCTCAGACAGCGACAGCCACTGCAGCACCAGTCCCTGCTCTCACCACCATGGTTGGGTTGAGCCTTCTTCAAACTTCTCTCTCTTGTCATCTTCACCCTCCCGTTTGAGGCCCCGCACTCTGTCACTGGATGCTAAGCTCAGCACCCTTCGAAGCAGGGGATACGGAGGAGGAGGGACCTTGCAGTGCCCCTGtcagcctcctccctcctcgCTGCTCGCCCCTATCCCCATCTCCTCTCGTTCACCTCGATCACAGCGCAGCACACAGACCACACTTTCCTGCTCTAGCTCCACCTCCAGCAACAGCTCCAGCAACAGTGAGGGCAGCCACAGCCCTGAGTCATCTGAGGGAGCCCCCTTCTCGAGGCCCTCCCCGGCTCGACGCAGCCTCAGGAACCTCAGGGCCAGACTTGATCCTCGCAACTGGCTCCAGAGTCAGGTGTGA